In one window of Hevea brasiliensis isolate MT/VB/25A 57/8 chromosome 10, ASM3005281v1, whole genome shotgun sequence DNA:
- the LOC110668119 gene encoding auxin-induced in root cultures protein 12-like, giving the protein MASVSFPNLFLISLFSAALLFTPSNSQKCTSQKFKSNKLFANCTDLPVLNSYLHFTYNSSNSSLSIAFVAPPAKPEGWIGWGINPTGTGMLGSQAFVAFKANSSVIVNTYNISSYTTPWTSNLSFGVWDLSSESDDNNIVIFATVKLPEHAKSVNQVWQVGSSLTGGIPNRHDLAEANLQSKGFLEFVAASAPAPAPGPSANQSGSFNAIGKLDFTLLVGLFVLLGSFIPF; this is encoded by the coding sequence ATGGCCTCTGTTAGCTTCCCAAATCTGTTCTTGATTTCCTTGTTCTCAGCAGCTCTGCTATTCACTCCCTCCAATTCCCAGAAATGCACCTcgcaaaaattcaaaagcaacaaACTCTTTGCAAATTGCACTGATCTTCCTGTCTTGAATTCCTACCTACATTTCACCTACAATTCTTCCAATTCCTCTCTCTCTATAGCCTTCGTCGCTCCTCCTGCCAAACCTGAGGGCTGGATTGGGTGGGGGATCAACCCCACTGGAACTGGGATGTTAGGTAGTCAGGCTTTTGTAGCATTCAAAGCCAACAGCTCAGTGATCGTCAACACTTACAACATCAGCAGCTACACAACGCCTTGGACATCCAACCTATCGTTTGGTGTGTGGGATCTGAGTTCGGAGTCTGACGATAACAATATAGTGATATTTGCGACGGTGAAGTTGCCGGAGCATGCAAAAAGTGTGAACCAGGTTTGGCAGGTGGGCTCATCTTTAACTGGTGGCATACCAAATAGGCATGATCTGGCGGAAGCCAACTTACAGTCTAAAGGGTTCTTGGAGTTTGTGGCTGCTAGTGCTCCTGCACCTGCTCCTGGACCATCTGCTAATCAGTCTGGAAGCTTTAATGCAATTGGAAAGTTGGATTTCACTTTGCTTGTTGGATTATTTGTTTTGCTTGGTAGTTTTATTCCATTttga
- the LOC110668137 gene encoding auxin-induced in root cultures protein 12-like: MAPVVIITLLICAALLISPSFSLTCTSQKLTNEKTFRDCVDLPQLDAYLHYSYNSSNSSLSIAYVATPAKPDGWVAWAINPSSSGMVGAQALLAFKSKGAPVVKTYPISAYGPIKEGKLSFDVWDLSAESLDNNMVIFASVKVDEKANKVNQVWQVGPSVIDGNPAPHEMKDANTKSTGVLTLVGSGAGQAPGSTTSTPAASTPSPSTEKSEASAIGKLGGLIIVMLGSFIGF; encoded by the coding sequence aTGGCACCTGTTGTAATCATAACTCTATTGATATGTGCAGCTCTGCTAATTTCACCTTCATTTTCCCTCACCTGTACCTCACAGAAACTTACAAACGAAAAAACTTTTAGAGACTGCGTTGATCTCCCACAACTGGACGCCTACCTGCATTATTCCTATAACTCCTCTAATTCCTCTCTCTCAATCGCCTATGTAGCAACTCCTGCCAAGCCAGACGGCTGGGTCGCATGGGCCATAAACCCAAGTTCCTCAGGCATGGTAGGTGCACAGGCTTTGCTAGCATTCAAATCCAAGGGTGCACCGGTGGTCAAAACATACCCCATTAGCGCATACGGCCCCATCAAGGAAGGCAAGCTCTCGTTTGATGTTTGGGATTTGAGCGCTGAATCTTTGGATAATAATATGGTGATATTTGCTTCGGTGAAGGTTGATGAAAAGGCAAACAAGGTGAACCAAGTTTGGCAAGTTGGCCCCTCTGTCATCGATGGCAATCCTGCCCCCCATGAAATGAAAGATGCTAATACAAAGTCCACTGGAGTTTTAACATTGGTTGGTAGTGGTGCCGGACAAGCTCCTGGTTCCACAACCTCAACACCGGCTGCTTCAACACCTTCTCCTTCGACTGAGAAGTCTGAGGCTTCGGCGATTGGGAAATTGGGCGGATTAATAATTGTTATGCTTGGCAGCTTCATTGGATTTTAA
- the LOC110668136 gene encoding cytochrome b561 and DOMON domain-containing protein At3g25290: MASLSFTALIFGLCFWVSLTSPALSQTCSSPKFTGNDLYAHCVDLPTLTSYLHFSYNSSNSTLSIAFLASPSSSGGWVSWAINPTGTGMFGAQALVGYKDSAGPMTVKTYNVSSAASVVQSKLAFDVWDEQAEEDNGVMRIFAKIKVPADLAAKGVVNQVWQVGPSVDSKGVLTPHPMQSPNLNAKGTLDLKGGQSVATGGVDSKTKKRNIHGVLNAVSWGVLFPIGIIIARYLRPFQSADPAWFYLHVSCQVSAYAIGVAGWGTGLKLGSESKGIQWTAHRNIGISLFSLATLQIFALFLRPKKDHKYRFYWNIYHHGVGYAILVLGIVNVFKGLDILHPEQKWKSTYIIVIAVLGGIALLMEIITWIAVLRRSQKSTKPYDGYNNGQGRQQPFNA; the protein is encoded by the exons ATGGCTTCCCTTAGCTTCACTGCTTTGatttttggtctttgtttttgGGTTTCTCTAACATCACCTGCTCTCTCTCAGACCTGCTCATCTCCGAAATTCACCGGCAACGATTTGTATGCTCACTGTGTAGACCTTCCTACGCTCACTTCCTACCTCCACTTCTCCTACAATTCCTCTAATTCTACTCTTTCTATTGCCTTCCTCGCTTCCCCTTCGTCGTCGGGTGGCTGGGTTTCGTGGGCTATAAACCCGACTGGCACTGGAATGTTTGGGGCTCAGGCGCTTGTTGGCTACAAGGATTCCGCAGGTCCTATGACTGTTAAAACGTACAACGTCAGCTCTGCCGCTTCGGTGGTGCAATCCAAATTGGCTTTTGATGTGTGGGACGAACAGGCAGAGGAGGATAACGGCGTCATGAGGATCTTTGCGAAAATTAAGGTTCCGGCGGACTTGGCAGCGAAGGGGGTGGTGAATCAGGTGTGGCAGGTGGGTCCCAGCGTCGATTCCAAAGGGGTACTGACGCCACACCCCATGCAGTCTCCAAATTTGAACGCCAAGGGAACATTGGATTTGAAAGGAGGACAGAGTGTCGCTACCGGTGGAGTGGACTCCAAGACTAAAAAGAGAAAT ATTCATGGGGTGCTGAATGCTGTGAGCTGGGGAGTTCTGTTTCCAATTGGAATTATAATAGCACGTTACCTGAGACCTTTCCAGTCTGCAGATCCAGCGTGGTTTTATCTCCATGTTTCTTGCCAGGTCTCTGCCTATGCTATTGGGGTTGCTGGGTGGGGTACTGGTTTGAAGCTTGGAAGTGAATCAAAGGGCATTCAGTGGACTGCTCATCGGAATATTGGGATCTCCCTTTTCTCTTTAGCAACGCTACAG ATTTTTGCATTGTTCTTGAGACCGAAGAAGGACCACAAATACCGATTCTATTGGAATATCTACCATCACGGTGTTGGATATGCCATACTTGTCCTTGGCATTGTGAATGTGTTCAAAGGTCTAGACATCTTGCACCCTGAACAGAAGTGGAAATCGACTTACATAATTGTGATTGCAGTCTTGGGTGGGATTGCTTTGTTGATGGAAATAATTACTTGGATAGCAGTCTTGAGAAGGTCTCAGAAATCCACCAAGCCCTATGATGGATACAACAATGGACAAGGCAGGCAACAACCATTCAATGCATGA
- the LOC110647946 gene encoding asparagine--tRNA ligase, cytoplasmic 2, which produces MASQEPALAPQKSITPSEEPETTPQEPVPTTPLILPFKYSNRVVLKTILERSDGGVGLVGEKVVIGGWVRASKEVRKDPPPQLQPEDNDEATASLGHKDASCLEILQTRVPILRSISKIFGCGGNYPVRAKLRPASSKSPVASIPSPPPIVNLLVSDGSCVASLQVTMQFSDDFPVGSRPIGTCILAEGVIHQLSEQGKQGIEFKVEKILHIGAVEDDKYLLSRKRLPLETLRDYSHFRPRTNTVASLTRIRSALAFATRTFFQDNGFLSVEVPIMTITDGEGFSTKFRVTTVPVKEVEKEQPEITDSTDGTNLEIVKAAIKEKSNLIQQLQRSDSDREALVAAQQDLLKTSQLLSQLEEKEKLRLEALRKASKAQVPEDFFSQPTYLTVSGVLHMESYACALGNVYSFGPRFRADRRGTAKQVVETWMVEAEMAFSELEDAMNCAEDYFMFLCKWVLDNCSSEMKFVSKRIDKTRTNLLESMISFSYERITYTEAVNALKNVADRKFETQPEWGIELTSQHLRYLVDEIYKRPVILYNFPKELKPFYVRLNDDGKTVAAFDMVIPRGGTFITGNQKEERFNLLNERINELNLPREQYEWYLDLRRYGTVKHSGFTLGYDLMVLFATGIPDVRDAIPFPRSSSKVNN; this is translated from the exons ATGGCATCCCAAGAACCCGCTTTGGCACCTCAAAAGTCCATAACACCCTCTGAAGAACCAGAAACAACCCCTCAAGAACCTGTACCCACCACTCCTCTGATTCTACCATTCAAGTACTCAAATCGGGTGGTCCTGAAAACCATTTTAGAACGAAGCGATGGAGGGGTTGGATTGGTGGGTGAGAAAGTGGTGATTGGTGGGTGGGTGAGGGCTTCCAAGGAGGTGAGGAAAGACCCTCCTCCACAGTTGCAGCCAGAGGATAATGATGAGGCTACTGCGTCTCTAGGCCATAAAGATGCCAGCTGCTTGGAGATTCTCCAAACTCGAGTACCCATACTCAGGTCCATATCGAAGATTTTCGGGTGTGGTGGTAATTACCCAGTTCGTGCAAAATTGCGGCCTGCTTCCTCTAAATCACCTGTAGCCTCTATACCATCTCCTCCTCCAATTGTTAACTTGCTTGTTAGCGATGGTTCTTGTGTTGCAAGTCTCCAG GTTACGATGCAGTTCTCTGATGATTTCCCTGTGGGCTCAAGGCCTATTGGAACTTGTATTTTAGCTGAGGGAGTCATACATCAGTTATCAGAGCAGGGAAAACAGGGTATTGAGTTCAAAGTAGAGAAAATCCTTCATATAGGTGCAGTGGAAGATGATAAGTATCTATTATCAAGAAAAAGATTGCCATTAGAGACCTTGAGAGATTATTCTCATTTTCGGCCTCGGACAAATACG GTGGCATCTCTTACGCGAATCCGTAGTGCCTTGGCTTTTGCGACTCGCACATTCTTCCAAGATAATGGGTTTCTCAGTGTGGAAGTGCCCATTATGACAATCACAGATGGTGAAGGATTTAGTACAAAGTTCAGGGTTACTACTGTTCCTGTCAAAGAAGTTGAAAAGGAACAGCCAGAAATTACTGATAGTACTGATGGTACTAAtcttgaaattgttaaggctgCCATAAAAGAGAAGAGTAATCTAATTCAACAACTCCAGAGAAGTGACAGCGACAGGGAAGCACTGGTCGCAGCACAGCAGGATTTGCTCAAAACAAGTCAACTGTTATCACAattagaagaaaaagaaaaacttaGATTGGAAGCTTTAAGGAAGGCTAGTAAAGCTCAGGTTCCCGAAGATTTCTTCTCTCAACCTACTTACCTAACAGTTTCTGGTGTCCTTCATATGGAGAGCTATGCATGTGCTCTTGGAAATGTCTACTCATTTGGACCTAGGTTTCGAGCAGACAGAAGGGGAACTGCAAAACAAGTGGTAGAGACGTGGATGGTTGAGGCTGAAATGGCTTTTTCAGAACTAGAG GATGCCATGAACTGTGCAGAAGACTATTTCATGTTCCTCTGCAAATGGGTTTTGGATAATTGTTCATCAGAAATGAAATTTGTTTCAAAACGCATTGACAAAACCAGAACCAATCTTCTTGAATCAATGATATCATTTTCATATGAAAGGATCACCTATACGGAAGCAGTGAATGCTTTGAAAAAT GTTGCTGATAGAAAATTTGAAACTCAACCTGAATGGGGCATTGAATTAACATCTCAACATCTAAG GTATTTGGTTGATGAAATCTATAAGAGGCCTGTAATTTTATACAACTTCCCAAAAGAATTGAAGCCATTTTATGTACGATTGAATGACGATGGAAAAACAGTTGCAGCATTTGATATGGTTATACCCAGG GGTGGAACATTCATCACAGGTAACCAAAAGGAGGAACGCTTCAATTTGCTAAATGAAAG GATAAATGAACTAAACTTGCCCAGAGAGCAGTATGAATGGTACTTAGATCTTCGCCGGTACGGAACGGTCAAGCACTCTGGTTTTACTCTTGGGTATGACCTTATGGTTCTCTTCGCTACTGGCATCCCTGATGTCAGAGATGCAATTCCCTTCCCCAGAAGCAGTAGCAAGGTTAATAACTAA
- the LOC110647945 gene encoding ras-related protein RABA5e, producing the protein MGQEQEGGGAEEYLFKIVLIGDSAVGKSNLLSRFARNEFDNNSKATIGVEFQTQVVDIDGKQIKAQIWDTAGQERFRAVTSAYYRGAVGVLIVYDITRRTSFDSVKRWLDELSTHCDTTVARMLVGNKRDLENIREVSVEEGKSLAEEESLFFMETSALDSTNVQAAFEVVIREIYNDVSKKILNSDLYKAELTANRVSLVKNGENSSKQNSFSCCAT; encoded by the exons ATGGGTCAAGAACAAGAAGGAGGAGGAGCTGAAGAGTACTTGTTCAAGATTGTGCTAATAGGTGACTCTGCTGTGGGAAAATCTAATTTACTATCCAGGTTTGCAAGAAATGAGTTTGATAACAATTCTAAGGCTACTATTGGGGTAGAGTTTCAGACCCAGGTGGTGGATATTGATGGCAAACAAATCAAGGCACAGATCTGGGACACTGCTGGCCAAGAGAGGTTTAGAGCTGTTACCTCTGCTTATTATAGAGGTGCTGTTGGTGTACTAATTGTCTATGATATCACTAGGAGGACAAGTTTTGATAGCGTCAAAAGGTGGTTGGATGAACTCAGCA CTCATTGTGATACTACAGTAGCAAGAATGCTTGTAGGGAACAAGCGTGATCTGGAGAACATTAGAGAAGTGAGTGTAGAGGAGGGCAAAAGCCTTGCAGAAGAAGAAAGTTTATTCTTCATGGAGACATCAGCCCTTGATTCTACTAATGTTCAGGCAGCCTTTGAGGTGGTGATCCGTGAGATATACAACGATGTGAGCAAGAAAATTCTGAATTCCGATTTATACAAGGCTGAGTTGACTGCAAACCGAGTCAGTCTGGTCAAGAATGGAGAAAATTCATCAAAGCAAAATAGTTTTTCCTGCTGCGCTACATAA